A genomic window from Oceanobacillus timonensis includes:
- a CDS encoding tripartite tricarboxylate transporter TctB family protein, with protein sequence MLKSINSRVSLLLLVVAVVYLILSYQLPVYAYTEVDADVIPKALGWLLVILSILLFFSKDKETEEQRQKRNIPKKEVGMLLGVGVLIFIYIFLLEILGFIIVSALFIFCCSIFLGYRSHIVNGIVSIAFSSFIYFVFTSLLQISLPSGVLPF encoded by the coding sequence GTGTTGAAGTCCATAAACAGTCGCGTGAGCTTGCTTTTACTTGTTGTTGCTGTTGTTTATTTGATTCTTTCTTATCAGTTGCCGGTGTATGCCTATACAGAAGTGGATGCGGATGTTATTCCAAAAGCTTTAGGGTGGCTGTTAGTGATTTTATCCATTCTATTGTTTTTTTCAAAAGATAAAGAGACAGAAGAACAGCGTCAAAAAAGAAACATTCCAAAAAAAGAGGTGGGAATGCTTCTTGGGGTAGGCGTACTTATATTTATATATATATTCTTACTGGAAATACTTGGATTTATCATTGTGTCTGCTCTTTTTATTTTCTGCTGTTCTATATTTTTAGGATACAGAAGTCATATCGTAAATGGCATTGTATCGATTGCTTTTTCAAGTTTTATTTATTTTGTATTTACGTCATTATTGCAGATATCTTTACCATCCGGCGTATTACCTTTTTAA
- a CDS encoding tripartite tricarboxylate transporter permease: MGAMEGIVTGLQTAFSLQSIFFVMIGVFIGTFIGMLPGLGPISAIAVMIPITFGMEPTVALIMMAGVYYGAIFGGSTSSILLNAPGISGTVATSFDGYPMAQRGEAGKALAIAAISSFVGGTVSVVLLMLLAPMLASVAISFSPAAYFALMLLGLTAISSLSEGSTVKALISAVAGFMVVTVGIDAQSGMQRFTFGNTNLLDGLDFLVIALGLFALAEVCTLILNRKDTSTQNAHKIGSLKLTKQDWKDMSGPMSRHSLIGFILGVLPGAGATIASFISYITEKRISKHPEEFGKGAVKGLAAPETSNNAATSGAFVPLLSLGIPGSGTTAVLLGAFLVLGVQPGPLLMTDQPDIFWGVIVSMYIGNIFLLILNLPLIPYIAKILMVPRPLLISLVIMFSMIGVYAISFNTFDLYMLLLFGVVGFLMRLFSFPAPPFILAFILGGMLEQSFRQSMTISNGSLAIFWQDPIAAGILALAALSLFVPLISKRRKGNKNAGKNN, encoded by the coding sequence ATGGGAGCTATGGAAGGAATCGTAACAGGATTACAGACGGCATTTAGTCTGCAAAGTATATTTTTTGTGATGATTGGTGTATTTATAGGAACATTTATCGGGATGCTGCCTGGATTAGGTCCAATTAGTGCAATAGCGGTTATGATACCTATTACGTTTGGAATGGAGCCTACCGTTGCATTAATTATGATGGCCGGCGTTTATTATGGTGCTATTTTCGGAGGATCTACATCTTCTATTTTGTTAAACGCTCCAGGAATTTCCGGAACGGTGGCAACTTCCTTTGATGGGTATCCAATGGCGCAGCGTGGAGAAGCTGGAAAAGCTTTGGCGATAGCGGCGATTTCCTCATTTGTTGGCGGAACAGTTAGTGTAGTGTTGCTTATGCTTCTGGCGCCTATGTTGGCAAGTGTTGCTATCTCATTTTCCCCGGCAGCTTATTTCGCCTTAATGTTACTTGGGTTAACTGCAATATCGAGTTTGTCAGAGGGTTCCACGGTAAAAGCATTAATATCAGCCGTGGCAGGTTTTATGGTTGTTACAGTAGGAATTGATGCACAATCAGGTATGCAGCGTTTCACATTTGGAAACACAAACTTACTGGACGGTCTTGATTTCTTAGTTATTGCCCTTGGGTTATTTGCCTTAGCTGAAGTTTGTACGTTGATATTAAACAGAAAAGATACATCAACACAAAATGCACATAAAATTGGCAGTTTAAAATTAACAAAACAAGATTGGAAGGATATGAGTGGACCTATGTCCAGGCATTCCCTAATTGGATTTATCTTAGGGGTTCTTCCTGGAGCTGGAGCAACGATTGCATCTTTTATTTCCTATATTACGGAAAAAAGAATATCAAAACATCCGGAAGAATTTGGGAAAGGTGCTGTCAAAGGACTGGCTGCTCCCGAAACATCGAACAACGCTGCAACTAGCGGCGCATTTGTACCGTTATTAAGTTTAGGGATTCCCGGTTCCGGGACAACTGCAGTATTATTAGGCGCATTTTTAGTCTTGGGGGTACAGCCCGGACCATTATTAATGACAGACCAGCCGGATATTTTTTGGGGAGTTATTGTCAGCATGTATATCGGGAATATCTTTTTGCTAATTTTGAATTTGCCATTAATCCCTTACATAGCAAAGATATTAATGGTTCCGAGACCGCTGTTAATTTCCCTGGTTATTATGTTTAGTATGATTGGCGTCTATGCTATCAGTTTCAATACATTTGACTTATACATGTTATTATTGTTCGGCGTTGTCGGATTTCTCATGCGGTTATTTTCTTTTCCTGCTCCGCCTTTTATATTGGCATTCATTCTTGGAGGAATGCTCGAGCAATCATTCCGTCAATCCATGACGATATCCAATGGGAGTTTAGCTATTTTTTGGCAAGATCCAATTGCTGCCGGTATTTTAGCACTTGCTGCATTATCTTTGTTCGTCCCGTTGATTTCCAAACGAAGAAAAGGAAATAAAAATGCAGGGAAAAATAATTAA
- a CDS encoding SLC13 family permease: MQGKIIKKSMIVHGMICASFILLAVTNTWIFPEELTEEQRFTLLLLGFSVYLWVLQPIPVGAGSMLILALMVLLPILGTMEQALAGFMTPAVYFVIVLTIISGVLVDVKVDQFIAKLFMKLSKGGVFRMIVILPVIVLLLPILLPSAVARFKVLSPILSSLNGLFGFSKHSIFHRYTMAVIGIMNQHATMIVFTGGGFPVLAYQLWNDYEIGSLSWAEWFLAMAVPLEAIMIIMSIFTWKYLTYTSPGEQFIAEEGTASVNTASKTETSWKFWVVFSSFLAMICLWIFTDSEIFPVLIPPLILIAFYSIPSIGLISNASVRKADWENFLMLGTSFSLGMVLSENHTADVIADFLISFLPETDGVILETVFIILLIAIMRFFFIVPSAALIVIFPIVMSYAVSAGMDIRALSLLVIFSVGSMLILPIHSTTTFLAFSTGIITKGQQVVIGSVYTLVSILIGFLAALFYW, from the coding sequence ATGCAGGGAAAAATAATTAAGAAATCCATGATTGTGCATGGTATGATTTGCGCAAGTTTTATTTTGCTTGCGGTAACAAATACATGGATTTTTCCGGAAGAACTCACTGAAGAGCAGCGTTTTACGTTGCTCTTGCTTGGCTTCTCGGTCTATCTATGGGTATTACAGCCAATCCCGGTCGGTGCAGGCAGCATGCTGATATTGGCTTTAATGGTTTTATTGCCTATTCTCGGTACGATGGAGCAGGCTCTTGCAGGTTTTATGACGCCAGCTGTCTATTTTGTCATCGTTTTAACGATTATCAGCGGAGTGCTGGTGGATGTGAAAGTCGATCAATTTATTGCAAAGTTGTTTATGAAATTAAGTAAAGGCGGCGTATTTCGAATGATTGTTATATTGCCGGTGATTGTTTTGCTTCTGCCCATATTACTGCCGTCTGCTGTGGCCCGTTTTAAAGTGCTTTCTCCTATTTTAAGCAGTTTAAACGGACTATTTGGATTTTCGAAGCATAGCATCTTCCATCGATACACCATGGCTGTGATTGGGATAATGAATCAACATGCAACCATGATTGTATTTACAGGTGGAGGATTTCCGGTACTTGCCTATCAACTGTGGAATGATTACGAAATTGGCAGTTTATCATGGGCTGAATGGTTTTTAGCGATGGCAGTTCCGCTTGAGGCAATTATGATTATCATGAGCATCTTTACGTGGAAATACTTAACATATACTTCTCCCGGGGAACAGTTTATTGCAGAGGAAGGTACGGCCTCTGTAAATACTGCTTCAAAAACGGAGACCTCCTGGAAATTCTGGGTAGTATTCAGTAGCTTTTTAGCAATGATTTGTCTGTGGATATTTACGGATAGCGAAATATTTCCTGTATTGATACCACCGCTAATTTTAATTGCATTTTATTCGATCCCCTCGATTGGGCTGATATCAAACGCATCTGTGCGTAAAGCTGATTGGGAAAACTTTTTGATGCTTGGAACGTCTTTTTCGTTAGGTATGGTTTTATCAGAAAATCATACGGCAGATGTTATCGCGGACTTTCTAATCAGTTTTCTGCCTGAAACAGATGGGGTTATCTTAGAAACTGTATTTATCATTTTATTAATAGCAATCATGCGTTTCTTTTTTATTGTTCCTTCCGCTGCCCTGATTGTGATTTTCCCGATTGTGATGTCCTATGCTGTATCTGCAGGCATGGATATCCGGGCATTATCTTTATTAGTTATATTCAGCGTAGGGAGTATGCTTATCTTGCCAATACATTCAACGACTACCTTCCTAGCTTTTAGTACGGGGATTATTACAAAGGGGCAACAAGTCGTTATTGGTTCGGTGTATACGCTCGTTTCGATACTGATTGGTTTTCTTGCTGCACTTTTTTATTGGTAA
- a CDS encoding SurA N-terminal domain-containing protein, with translation MKKLSLSILMIITMLLAACGSDDSENEQGEGDQGQEEAGQQQEGEGEGEGDQQQPQQPEPVEFSDDEFVEEDTPVVVVNGEELQGTDYNTAYSLVKTMMNQSGQDVSDQEALQDETINFLVEQELIMQEANDEGVEVTDEEVQEQMDTMKANGEDQFQASLDELNLSEDQFEQQLKYNLATTKYMDEAFDVDVTDEEVEEMYEQLQSQMGDQDMQDLDEIRGQIEEMVAQNKQQEAYADKVDELTESADVEEQL, from the coding sequence ATGAAGAAACTGTCATTGAGCATATTAATGATTATAACCATGCTGTTAGCAGCATGCGGAAGTGACGATAGCGAAAACGAACAAGGAGAAGGTGACCAAGGGCAAGAAGAAGCTGGACAACAGCAAGAAGGTGAAGGCGAAGGAGAAGGTGACCAACAGCAACCGCAACAACCGGAGCCGGTCGAATTTTCCGATGACGAATTTGTAGAAGAAGATACGCCTGTTGTCGTTGTGAATGGAGAAGAATTGCAAGGGACAGACTACAATACCGCATATTCATTAGTGAAAACAATGATGAATCAATCTGGTCAGGATGTATCAGATCAAGAAGCACTGCAAGATGAAACCATTAACTTCTTGGTAGAACAAGAACTGATTATGCAGGAAGCAAATGACGAAGGTGTCGAAGTAACGGATGAAGAAGTACAAGAACAAATGGATACAATGAAAGCGAATGGGGAAGACCAATTTCAGGCTTCTCTTGATGAATTGAATTTAAGCGAAGATCAATTTGAACAGCAACTCAAATATAATTTAGCAACTACAAAATATATGGACGAAGCATTTGATGTAGATGTAACAGACGAAGAAGTAGAAGAAATGTACGAACAATTACAATCACAGATGGGCGACCAGGACATGCAAGATCTGGATGAAATCAGAGGCCAGATTGAAGAAATGGTAGCACAGAATAAACAACAGGAAGCATATGCAGATAAAGTAGATGAATTGACTGAATCTGCAGATGTAGAAGAACAACTGTAA
- a CDS encoding Nramp family divalent metal transporter — protein sequence MTYQTKEEFYLAQSKVVEKLKVIGPGAIITASFIGPGTVTTATRAGAGFGFALLWAVIFSILATIILQEMVARIGIVTKQGLGENIRELFQNQVLKFASVWIVLIAVCVGCAAYISGDLLGTSLGVSYLTGVPENYVAPIIGIIILLLNLLGGYKFIEKVMIVLIIIMSITFITTMFVSASDVLRVLEGAFLPSIPEGSILMIIALIGTTVVPYNFFIHASTVSEKWSHVNDLKAVRTDTILSITVGGLITAAILITAGALIQGTEVTSVVQLASPLEPLMGDLAPIFVSIGLFAAGFSSAIASPMGAAVTVSSFMRWEGGFTNKKYKAVFSAVIILGIITSAIEFEPLEVLLVAQALNGIILPVIAIFIMVVVNKKNAMGKYVNRLWLNILGWLVTAVVIFLGTYSLVDAINTFL from the coding sequence ATGACTTACCAAACAAAGGAGGAGTTTTACTTGGCGCAATCAAAAGTTGTGGAGAAGCTTAAAGTCATTGGCCCCGGCGCGATTATTACCGCTTCTTTTATCGGCCCGGGTACGGTAACTACTGCAACACGTGCAGGTGCAGGATTCGGTTTTGCATTATTATGGGCTGTTATCTTTTCTATCCTGGCCACGATTATCCTGCAGGAAATGGTAGCCAGAATTGGTATCGTAACAAAGCAAGGGCTGGGAGAAAATATCAGGGAATTATTCCAAAACCAAGTTCTGAAATTTGCATCTGTGTGGATTGTACTGATTGCCGTATGTGTAGGATGTGCCGCATACATAAGCGGGGATTTATTAGGAACCTCTCTGGGTGTTTCGTATTTAACCGGGGTGCCTGAAAATTATGTAGCGCCAATTATCGGAATTATCATTTTACTCTTGAACTTACTTGGCGGATATAAGTTTATCGAAAAAGTAATGATTGTTTTAATTATCATCATGAGTATTACATTCATCACAACCATGTTTGTCTCTGCTTCAGATGTTCTCCGTGTTCTTGAAGGGGCTTTCCTTCCCTCTATCCCAGAAGGATCAATTCTGATGATTATTGCTTTAATCGGTACCACCGTTGTTCCATATAATTTCTTTATTCATGCATCCACCGTAAGCGAAAAATGGAGTCATGTGAATGATTTAAAAGCAGTAAGGACAGACACGATTCTTTCCATTACCGTAGGCGGGCTTATTACCGCCGCGATTTTAATTACAGCTGGTGCATTAATTCAAGGGACAGAAGTGACCAGTGTCGTTCAGCTTGCTTCTCCGCTGGAACCTTTAATGGGAGACCTGGCTCCAATCTTTGTCAGTATCGGCCTGTTTGCTGCTGGTTTCTCATCTGCTATCGCTTCTCCAATGGGAGCTGCTGTAACCGTAAGCAGTTTTATGAGATGGGAAGGCGGATTCACTAATAAAAAATATAAAGCCGTTTTCAGTGCTGTTATTATTTTAGGCATTATCACTTCGGCTATTGAGTTTGAACCGTTAGAAGTGTTACTTGTCGCCCAGGCGTTAAATGGCATTATTTTACCTGTTATTGCGATCTTCATTATGGTTGTCGTGAATAAGAAAAACGCAATGGGGAAATACGTAAACCGGTTATGGTTAAATATTCTGGGCTGGCTCGTCACTGCCGTAGTTATCTTTCTTGGTACTTACAGTTTGGTAGATGCGATTAATACATTTTTATAA
- a CDS encoding Bug family tripartite tricarboxylate transporter substrate binding protein, translating to MKKLLFITLLFLSLVLAACGSGEGATDASGEDESWEPEESIEIVAPAGAGGGWDTTARMVAQVLGEEGMIEENIGVVNKTGGGGAVGWSYIANYEGDPHKLFVASPPIILIPLNGQSEYGHEDFTPLSNLIADYGAFAVREDAEWDNLEELFADMKDDPESVTVVGESAPGSMDHIQFVQIAKAAGVDITKIKYVSAQDGESLTQLLNGSVDVYSTGMAETVEQVKADNIKVLGITAPERLEGEVIEDFPTAIEQGIDETFVNWRGFFGPPDMDEASIAYYEDKFKELSDSEAFAEIRDQFGWDEEYMGHEEYKAFLDEQKEEVQVLLDDLGLNNE from the coding sequence ATGAAAAAGCTGTTATTTATTACTTTATTATTTTTAAGTTTAGTACTCGCTGCTTGTGGCAGTGGGGAAGGGGCAACAGATGCTTCCGGTGAGGATGAAAGCTGGGAGCCGGAGGAAAGTATAGAGATTGTTGCGCCTGCGGGAGCTGGTGGCGGCTGGGACACAACTGCCAGGATGGTAGCTCAAGTATTAGGTGAAGAAGGAATGATTGAAGAGAATATCGGTGTCGTCAATAAAACTGGGGGAGGAGGAGCAGTTGGCTGGTCTTATATCGCTAATTATGAAGGTGATCCACATAAGTTGTTTGTAGCTTCACCGCCAATTATATTAATTCCGTTGAATGGACAATCGGAATATGGTCATGAAGATTTTACACCACTTTCTAACTTGATTGCAGACTATGGCGCATTTGCTGTTCGCGAAGATGCTGAATGGGATAACTTAGAAGAATTGTTTGCAGATATGAAAGATGATCCGGAAAGTGTAACGGTTGTTGGTGAATCTGCTCCCGGCAGTATGGACCATATTCAATTTGTGCAAATTGCCAAAGCAGCTGGAGTGGATATCACGAAAATTAAATATGTTTCTGCACAAGACGGGGAGTCACTGACACAATTGTTGAATGGAAGTGTCGATGTATATTCCACAGGAATGGCAGAAACGGTGGAACAAGTAAAAGCTGACAATATTAAAGTATTAGGTATTACTGCTCCAGAAAGGTTAGAAGGAGAAGTCATTGAGGATTTCCCTACAGCGATTGAGCAGGGAATTGACGAAACGTTTGTTAACTGGAGAGGTTTTTTTGGTCCACCAGACATGGATGAGGCTTCAATCGCTTATTATGAAGATAAATTCAAAGAATTAAGTGATTCGGAAGCCTTTGCTGAAATCCGCGACCAGTTTGGCTGGGATGAAGAATATATGGGACATGAAGAATATAAAGCATTTTTAGATGAACAAAAAGAAGAGGTTCAAGTATTGTTAGATGATTTAGGCTTAAATAACGAATAA
- a CDS encoding iron chelate uptake ABC transporter family permease subunit, whose product MDSSLPNKDRASKAFRSKKEERRYWILLIALIGLGLLSSYGLLVYNNPVPIDSPSFIPVAKRRMVAIVSMIIAAVCQSLATVAFQSITNNRVITPSLLGFEALYSTIHTSTMFFFGTTAFIGYMGTGSFLFQVAIMVSACLILYGWLLSGKYGNLQLMLLVGIIIGTGLRSLSTFMRKLLAPSEFDILQAKLFGSVNNADEAYFPIAIPIVIIVAFLLIAYSKRLNVLSLGKEISSSLGLNHKFSVIYVLVLVSILMSISTALVGPLTFFGFLVATLSYQLAQTYDHRYIFPMALAIGFLILTGAYFIMNHVFNAQGVVSIIIEIVGGVTFLIIILKRKTL is encoded by the coding sequence ATGGATTCTAGCCTTCCAAATAAAGATAGAGCATCGAAAGCTTTTCGTTCTAAAAAAGAGGAAAGACGTTATTGGATATTGTTAATAGCGTTGATTGGTTTAGGCCTTCTTTCGTCGTATGGACTTTTAGTTTATAACAATCCAGTTCCAATAGACTCTCCTTCCTTTATCCCAGTTGCTAAAAGAAGAATGGTAGCTATTGTTTCCATGATTATTGCTGCAGTATGTCAGAGTTTGGCGACCGTTGCTTTCCAATCGATTACGAATAACCGGGTAATAACTCCTTCGCTTTTAGGATTTGAAGCACTTTATTCCACAATACATACGAGCACCATGTTTTTCTTCGGTACCACTGCATTTATAGGTTATATGGGTACTGGATCATTTTTATTTCAAGTAGCTATTATGGTTTCGGCTTGTTTAATACTGTATGGGTGGTTACTTTCTGGTAAGTACGGAAATTTACAACTTATGCTTCTAGTTGGAATCATTATTGGAACGGGACTGAGATCTTTATCCACGTTTATGAGAAAACTGCTTGCCCCTTCCGAGTTTGATATTTTGCAGGCAAAGCTATTTGGTTCTGTTAATAATGCGGACGAAGCATATTTTCCGATTGCCATTCCTATCGTAATCATTGTGGCATTCCTTCTGATTGCGTATTCGAAGCGATTAAATGTATTATCGCTCGGAAAAGAGATATCTAGCTCTTTGGGATTGAATCATAAATTTAGTGTTATTTATGTTCTTGTGTTAGTTTCAATTTTAATGTCCATCTCAACAGCTTTAGTCGGACCGCTTACTTTCTTTGGTTTCTTGGTTGCAACGTTGAGTTATCAATTGGCACAAACATATGACCATAGATATATATTTCCAATGGCGCTTGCCATCGGATTCTTAATACTAACGGGTGCCTATTTTATTATGAATCATGTATTTAACGCGCAGGGCGTGGTTTCCATTATTATTGAGATCGTTGGAGGAGTAACCTTCTTAATTATTATCTTAAAGAGAAAGACTTTATGA
- a CDS encoding agmatinase family protein, protein MSTNIYGNTPPLLGAKNLTSTKEKDYDTDVLIYGVPWEGACTWGDYTGCELGPKQIRLSSARYSTYLPELDHINVEDHLRLGDVGDVGIIPHNVPETMDRIEAFAEDLWKTGKFLVGMGGDHGITYPVVKGLTNTGKKVGIIHLDSHYDNMPHHEGDKFARSTPFMRLYETEGVRNESLIHTGIKGPRNKPETGKYAKDAGAVTLTINDIREQSDLKKYANEIYEMASKDVDVVYLTICSDVLDFAFNPGGPVDGNGLTSYELLTMIYEFAKRGLCGMDFVEVYPQQDFNQNSAHFVSTAVLYVLAGHIHGGHA, encoded by the coding sequence ATGAGTACAAATATTTATGGAAATACGCCTCCTTTATTAGGCGCTAAAAATCTGACAAGTACAAAGGAAAAGGATTATGATACCGATGTATTGATTTACGGAGTTCCTTGGGAAGGTGCCTGTACATGGGGAGATTATACCGGCTGCGAACTTGGTCCAAAGCAAATTCGCTTATCTTCCGCCAGATATAGCACATATCTTCCGGAACTCGACCATATTAATGTAGAAGATCATTTACGTTTAGGAGATGTCGGTGATGTCGGCATTATCCCTCATAATGTCCCGGAAACCATGGACCGCATTGAAGCTTTTGCAGAGGATCTCTGGAAAACCGGTAAGTTCCTGGTCGGAATGGGCGGAGATCACGGTATAACGTATCCGGTTGTCAAAGGATTGACCAATACCGGGAAAAAAGTCGGCATTATCCATCTCGATTCCCATTATGATAATATGCCGCACCATGAAGGCGATAAATTTGCAAGGAGCACCCCTTTTATGCGTTTATATGAAACAGAGGGTGTACGTAATGAAAGCTTAATTCATACAGGAATCAAAGGTCCCCGTAATAAGCCGGAAACGGGTAAATACGCAAAAGACGCCGGCGCTGTAACACTGACCATTAACGATATTCGTGAACAAAGCGATTTGAAGAAATACGCGAATGAAATCTATGAAATGGCTTCTAAAGATGTCGATGTTGTCTATTTGACGATTTGCAGTGATGTACTTGATTTTGCTTTCAATCCGGGCGGACCAGTGGATGGAAATGGTTTGACTTCTTACGAGCTGCTTACAATGATTTATGAATTTGCTAAGCGTGGACTTTGCGGGATGGATTTTGTGGAAGTTTATCCGCAGCAAGATTTCAATCAGAATTCAGCACACTTTGTATCTACGGCCGTGTTGTATGTACTGGCAGGTCATATTCATGGAGGGCACGCTTAG
- a CDS encoding ATP-binding protein has translation MVIIIKWLNQVNLQTKILVLIIGLTLFVTLLLTAFYSYLEVETTEEEIGGQALQTAEIVASIPAVREAFSDAFPAETIQPIAEEMRELAGAEFIVIGNTEGVRYSHPDPNKLGKNMVGGDNDAALIDGESYVSRAEGSLGPSLRGKTPVRNSEGDIVGIVSVGYMIKDVNATIFDNIKKLLIPSMIVLFIGAISGLLLTKNIRSQLMGFEPYKMTSLYRERNAILETIHEGIIAVNNNGMIQLMNYSAEKLLNGKQKTFYNQPISKILPELALSSLIQSGQTCRNKQVEVNDRHIIFNMIPISNQNQVNGAVLSFRDKTELKETIDTLSEIRSYSEELRAQTHEYTNRLYVLSGMLQLGNYDEAVELIQKETQTAEIQNKIVYDQIHDKTVQAILLGKIGKASELKVHFFIDDYSSLSRIVDDIEPINLITILGNVIDNAFEAVRSQADGTVHFFSTDIGNDYIFEIADNGSGIEQKDIHRIFHRKFSTKDTLKRGYGLAIVNETIENLNGRVEVKSNLNEGTIFTIFLPKYQVKKTG, from the coding sequence ATGGTTATCATTATAAAATGGTTAAATCAGGTGAACCTGCAAACGAAAATTCTAGTACTTATTATTGGCTTAACGTTATTCGTGACATTATTGCTTACCGCTTTTTACAGCTATCTGGAAGTAGAAACGACGGAGGAAGAAATAGGTGGACAGGCTTTACAGACGGCGGAAATTGTAGCCAGTATTCCTGCGGTTCGTGAGGCTTTTTCTGATGCATTTCCAGCCGAGACGATACAACCAATTGCTGAAGAAATGAGAGAATTAGCAGGAGCTGAATTTATTGTTATCGGAAATACAGAGGGCGTTCGCTATTCTCACCCGGATCCGAACAAGTTAGGTAAAAACATGGTAGGAGGAGATAATGATGCCGCCTTGATAGATGGTGAATCCTATGTTTCCAGAGCAGAGGGGAGCCTGGGGCCGTCATTACGGGGGAAAACCCCTGTCCGTAATAGCGAAGGGGACATTGTAGGGATTGTATCTGTCGGGTATATGATCAAAGATGTCAATGCGACGATTTTTGATAATATTAAAAAGTTACTTATCCCGTCCATGATTGTTCTATTTATTGGAGCAATCAGTGGACTGTTGTTGACCAAAAATATTCGCAGTCAGTTAATGGGGTTTGAACCATATAAAATGACTTCGTTATATCGTGAGAGAAACGCCATTTTGGAGACGATACATGAAGGGATCATTGCAGTCAATAACAATGGAATGATTCAATTAATGAATTATTCGGCTGAGAAATTGCTGAACGGGAAACAAAAAACATTTTATAATCAACCAATATCAAAAATACTGCCGGAGCTTGCATTATCTTCTTTGATTCAAAGTGGACAAACGTGCCGTAATAAACAAGTAGAAGTGAACGATAGACATATTATATTTAATATGATTCCCATTTCCAATCAAAATCAAGTAAATGGAGCAGTATTAAGTTTCCGCGATAAAACGGAATTGAAAGAAACGATTGATACATTAAGTGAAATAAGAAGTTACTCGGAAGAACTTAGAGCACAAACACATGAATACACAAACCGCCTGTATGTTTTATCCGGAATGCTGCAGCTGGGTAATTATGATGAAGCAGTGGAATTAATCCAAAAAGAAACACAAACGGCAGAAATTCAAAATAAAATTGTCTATGACCAGATTCATGATAAAACGGTACAGGCTATTTTGCTGGGGAAGATTGGGAAAGCATCTGAACTGAAAGTACATTTCTTCATAGATGATTATAGTTCGTTGTCCCGGATTGTGGATGATATAGAACCGATCAACCTGATTACAATTTTGGGAAATGTGATTGATAATGCGTTCGAAGCTGTTCGTAGCCAAGCAGATGGAACCGTGCATTTTTTCTCTACTGACATTGGCAATGACTACATTTTTGAAATAGCGGATAATGGAAGTGGAATCGAACAAAAAGATATTCATCGTATTTTTCACCGTAAATTTTCTACAAAGGACACATTGAAGCGTGGATATGGATTAGCAATTGTCAATGAAACGATTGAAAACTTGAACGGGAGAGTGGAAGTGAAAAGCAATTTGAATGAAGGAACGATTTTTACGATATTTCTACCAAAATATCAAGTTAAAAAAACGGGGTGA
- a CDS encoding response regulator — translation MIQILIVEDDYRIAEIHSGFIEHLDDVNLVGKALNGKEAIAFANKYTIDLVILDLYIPDISGLEILEELRKIQSDMDAIIISAASEKNMIQRTVRRGVFDYMIKPIKQERLIESMKRYQLFNERFNNEETISQHFLDNHFGLKRHIEVEEQRTPKGIDPLTLNKIKKMIDQTEDGVAAEKMGENIGVSRTTARRYLEYLTSLGEIKADLAYGAVGRPERRYYRI, via the coding sequence ATGATACAAATATTGATAGTGGAAGATGATTATCGTATCGCTGAAATCCATAGTGGATTTATTGAACATCTCGATGACGTAAACCTGGTAGGAAAAGCATTAAACGGGAAAGAAGCAATAGCATTTGCTAACAAATATACGATTGATTTAGTGATTTTGGATTTATATATTCCAGATATTTCTGGTTTAGAGATTTTAGAGGAATTACGAAAGATTCAAAGCGATATGGATGCTATTATTATCTCTGCTGCATCTGAAAAAAATATGATTCAGCGGACTGTCCGTCGAGGTGTATTTGATTATATGATTAAGCCAATCAAACAGGAAAGACTGATAGAATCCATGAAACGTTACCAATTATTTAATGAGCGTTTTAATAACGAGGAGACAATTAGCCAGCACTTTTTAGATAACCATTTCGGCTTAAAAAGACATATCGAAGTAGAGGAACAACGAACGCCTAAAGGGATTGACCCATTGACATTAAATAAAATAAAAAAAATGATTGATCAGACGGAAGACGGTGTGGCGGCAGAAAAAATGGGAGAAAACATAGGCGTTTCACGCACAACTGCCAGACGTTATCTGGAGTACCTTACCTCCTTGGGAGAAATAAAAGCGGATTTGGCATATGGAGCTGTCGGCAGACCGGAGCGTAGATATTACCGAATATAA